The sequence below is a genomic window from bacterium.
CAGGAGGAGGCGTCGTACCGGCTGTCGTTCGCGATGTCGTTCGCCGGGCTGTTCCTCGCCTCGACGGTCTGGTTCTTCCTCGGCCGCTTCGTGCAGGGGGTCGCCGAGCCGGGCGCGCTGAGCCGCACGCTCGACGGGCTCGACTACTACAGCTTCACCCTCGTCGGGCTGATGATCGGGCGGTTCATCGACGTCGCGCAGTCGTCCTACAGCTCGAAGATCCGCGACGAGCAGACGACCGGCACGCTCGAGGCGATGCTCGTCACGCCGACGAAGCTGGGGCACATCATCCTCGCCGGCTCGACCTGGAGCTACGTCTTCGCGCTGCTGCAGGCGGGGGCCTATCTCTTCTTCGGCGTCTTCGTCTTCGGCGTGCGGCTGAACGTCGGCAGCGTCGTCGGGGCGCTGGCGGCGGTGCTCTTCAGCGTCCTCGCCCTCTCCGGCATCGGGATCCTCTCCGCGGCCTTCGTGCTCTACTTCAAGCGCGGCAACCCGATCGACTACGCGATGAGCATGGCGGCGATGCTGTTCGGCAACATGTACATCCCGGTGCGCACGATGCCGGCCGAGCTGGCCTGGATCTCCAAGTGCATCCCGGTGACCTACGCCGTGGACGCGGTGCGCGGCGCGCTGCTGCAGGGCAAGGTCCTCGCCGAGCTGCTGCCCGACCTGCTGGCGCTGCTCGGGTTCGCGGCCGTGCTGCTGCCGCTCGGGCTCGCCGGCGCGTGGTTCGCGGTGCGCCGGGCGAAGCAGGAAGGGACGCTCGTCCAATACTGATCGGCGAAGCCCCGCGCGCGGGGGGAGGAACGATGGACCTGCGGCTCGACGGGTTGACGGTCTTCGTGAGCGGGGCGAACGGCGGGATCGGCCGCGCGCTCGCCGCGGCCTTCGCCGGCGAGGGGGCGCGGCTCGCGCTCCACGCCCACAGCGGCTACCGCGCGCTTTCGGAGTGGATCGCGGGGCAGTCGTGGCGCGACCGCGCCTCGGCCCTGCCGGCCGACGCGACGAAGCCGGACGAGATGGACGACGTCTTCGAGCGGGCCACGGCGCGCTACGGCCGCGTGGACGTCGTCGTCGCCAACGCCGGGATCTGGCCGGCCGAGGAGCTGCGGATCGACCAGCAGCCGGAAGAACGGCTGCGGCGGACGATCGAGGTCAACCTGCTGGGGAGCCTCTGGACGGCGCGCTCGTTCTTCAAGACGCTCGCCCGCACCGGGCCGCGGCCCGACGGGCGCGGCGCGGCGCTGATCTTCGTCGGCTCGACCGCGGGACGGTTCGGCGAGAAGGGGCACGTGGACTACGCGGTGGGGAAGGCGGGGCTGGCGGGGCTGGTGCGCACGCTGAAGAACGAGATCGTCGCGCTCGACCCGTACGGCCGCGTCAACATGGTCGAGCCGGGTTGGACGGCGACCGAGATGGCGCGACCGACGCTCGAGGTGCCGGGCGCGGTCGCGCGGGCGCTCCGCACGACGCCGATCCGGCAGCTCTCCCTGCCCGAGGACATCGCGCGGATGGTCGTCTTCCTCGCCAGCCCCGCGGCGCGCAACGTCTCCGGGGAGATCGTCGCCGTGGACGGCGGGATGGAAGGGCGCGTCCAGTGGGAGGGCGACGAGATCGACGAGGAGCGGGTGCGGGCGCGCCTCAAGGCCGACTGAGCGGCGGCCGGGCAGGAGGCGGATCGCTTGACCCGCATCGTTCATCACGAATGTCGGCGTCGAGGTGGCGGATGCGGCGCCGCGGCGCGGGGGGCCGCGCCGGACGATCGCGCTGAGTGCGGGCGCGGAGACCACGCTGATCCAGGGCTGCGCTGCCGCGCGCGGTGACATGTGGCGCGCGCCGAAGATCCGCCGCAGTCGGTTGGCCACAAAGCGACGGCAACTGCTGCGGCCGAGAACGACGGCGTCCTTCAGCTCCTTGATCCGGTTCCCGCAGTCGCCGCGGCCGCGGCACACCTCGTACGCCAACTTGGGATGATCTGGCAGGTTCGTGACGACGTCGCGCGTGCTCTCCCGCGGCTCCCGCCCGGCGAAGCGCACGACCGCCGCCTTGACCACGACCAGCCGCGCGCGCTTTCAGGAGCCCGTGCGGTACCAGCACGCCCGGAAGACTCGCGTCGTCTCCTCCGTCGCCGCGCCGAACGCGCGGGCCTGCGCCTGCCAATGCGCCGCCGCGGCCTTGAGCACGCCGTTCTTGCGGAATCCCACAACGCAGTCGCTGTCCTGGCCGTCGAGGCGGACGAGCACCCGCGCCTCGGCAGGGGCAGCCGCCGCGCCGGGCCGGTGGCGCAGGACAAAGACGCGGCACGCCGAGGCGCGGGGAGGCCGTTCCTCAGGATCAGGTCATCGAGGCGCTGCTCCGTCTCGTTGTTACGGGTCACGAGGCAGCGCAGCGAAACGCAGCACCACGAGTCGTAGTAGCCGTTGAGGGGGGGCCCCGGCCGCCGTCCGCGCGTCCGGGAGCTGCAAACATAGTGGTCGGTTCCGCTTGCGGAGCTGTCTCACGGTCTGGTAGAACTGTCCCGCGGCTGAGAAGCGTGTCGCGGTTGGGGAACCGCACACCGGCGGGGACAGATCTCGAAGCAAGCGGCGTTCGTCCCTCCGTGGCGAGTCCGACGCACGATACCTGCGGCCGCGGGGATCCGCTGGATCCCGCGAGTGTCGGTTCGGCAGCCTGAACTCCGAGCCGCGAGGGGAAGCGCCATGCGTGCTGTCTGCGGGTTCTGGATGCGTCTCGCATCAACCGTTGCCTTGCTCTATTTTTTCTTTGTCGTTCCTGCGAATGCCGTGGATTTCGGCCCGGCGCCGGACCGGAT
It includes:
- a CDS encoding ABC transporter permease codes for the protein MSAARRAGAVPTSTLFGRATSLPRTARAFFLRDFQEEASYRLSFAMSFAGLFLASTVWFFLGRFVQGVAEPGALSRTLDGLDYYSFTLVGLMIGRFIDVAQSSYSSKIRDEQTTGTLEAMLVTPTKLGHIILAGSTWSYVFALLQAGAYLFFGVFVFGVRLNVGSVVGALAAVLFSVLALSGIGILSAAFVLYFKRGNPIDYAMSMAAMLFGNMYIPVRTMPAELAWISKCIPVTYAVDAVRGALLQGKVLAELLPDLLALLGFAAVLLPLGLAGAWFAVRRAKQEGTLVQY
- a CDS encoding SDR family oxidoreductase, with protein sequence MDLRLDGLTVFVSGANGGIGRALAAAFAGEGARLALHAHSGYRALSEWIAGQSWRDRASALPADATKPDEMDDVFERATARYGRVDVVVANAGIWPAEELRIDQQPEERLRRTIEVNLLGSLWTARSFFKTLARTGPRPDGRGAALIFVGSTAGRFGEKGHVDYAVGKAGLAGLVRTLKNEIVALDPYGRVNMVEPGWTATEMARPTLEVPGAVARALRTTPIRQLSLPEDIARMVVFLASPAARNVSGEIVAVDGGMEGRVQWEGDEIDEERVRARLKAD